Proteins encoded within one genomic window of Rubripirellula tenax:
- a CDS encoding FG-GAP-like repeat-containing protein yields MCPHTSSPRLRVATSVRQLLTVITIASLGALVAGGCQKKSNKTATPPRDTSVEQRLPPAPTEVTATVPEDTEDVGASIDELLMLAQQAMEVGKPDAAQNALRQILIRQPGHSAAIFLSAQIESRHGSLASAAAMLDGIPIDDPNYGIAAAGQSADWLAAIGQVDPAKEKYYAVMSRLPDVAMIRHKLANFLNRVGWRYEAAEVLTPLLDSGEVTESELRSLLQVSVPWSMTQTPTDLSLAESIQEGPLARVLGLLGEKRPREAADLVTQWTASNPRSVDPVAYAFLAASLAELQQFEDLKALFSRTNADVESVPQYWMAKGDYETSKGTHRSAVRCYLEALKRDTTHHILHERLSASLIQIGDVKAAESVDERLGRLIAASQAGGAIGQGNPDDLRAGSDLVDDLEWLGLNQQAAAWLRIVASRHPDSEIAVGVPSRLTRLRDEPASDQMRRRLAGLEPSEFALPSELRLHRLATDGPTSPAPNPGVRTAHAVRPSLVAVAAELGLDFTYVNAAVPRTKNFQIYQAFGAGVAAFDFDCDGWADLYCGQGDGDPPGAQAKLSNQLFRRLPERFVAVTEPSNAGDDGYCMCVTAGDLNQDGFPDLVVGNLGVNQWMINQGDGTFRQATDRANQNPSDFTMAVAIADVSGDAIPDIIEVNHVDDPKIFEPVDVTPEGFLLVYPGPLMFRSAMDRVWVQSAAGDLDEVALDGGSNHPGLGLVVTDLDGQPGLEMFVANDTRPNQVWSRSQSDASNAGVPSAAIEFDDKAVAMGCAFSSRGEASACMGVASGDFDNNGLSDFMVTNWIDEWWNLYLQSSLGSYRDAAPQYQLDRVSEGVLGFGAQAIDVDNDSFLDVMIANGHIDDLSHIDVPFKMLPQLLINRGNHFEPADHADDSFWTKPQLGRCVIRLDHNRDGKMDAVVADLMAPMQLLENRTQTMNHWIQFELAGTASERDAIGASVTIHTGSLQRTTLVATGDGYEGRNEQVVHFGLGAAGDDVTVSVRWPDGREQSYSDLAVDGRYLLIEGDDIAWGR; encoded by the coding sequence ATGTGCCCACACACTTCGTCCCCGCGACTGCGTGTCGCAACGTCGGTCCGGCAGCTTTTAACGGTGATTACGATTGCCTCACTGGGGGCTTTGGTGGCGGGTGGATGCCAGAAAAAAAGCAACAAAACCGCCACTCCACCGCGAGACACTTCGGTCGAGCAGCGTTTGCCGCCAGCGCCCACGGAAGTCACGGCCACGGTCCCCGAGGATACCGAAGACGTCGGAGCTTCGATTGACGAACTGCTGATGCTCGCCCAGCAAGCGATGGAAGTGGGCAAGCCCGACGCAGCGCAAAACGCGCTGAGGCAAATTTTGATTCGCCAACCCGGGCACTCCGCCGCGATCTTTTTGTCCGCCCAGATCGAAAGTCGCCACGGCTCGCTCGCTTCGGCGGCGGCGATGTTGGACGGGATCCCGATCGACGACCCCAACTATGGCATCGCTGCGGCGGGGCAGTCGGCGGATTGGTTGGCGGCGATCGGACAAGTGGATCCGGCCAAAGAAAAGTACTACGCCGTCATGAGTCGCCTGCCCGATGTGGCGATGATTCGGCACAAGCTAGCCAATTTTTTGAATCGTGTGGGTTGGCGGTACGAGGCCGCGGAAGTCCTTACGCCGCTACTGGATTCGGGCGAAGTGACCGAAAGCGAATTGCGATCATTGCTGCAGGTATCGGTGCCGTGGTCGATGACGCAAACTCCGACGGACCTTTCCTTGGCCGAATCGATCCAGGAGGGACCGCTGGCCCGAGTGCTTGGGTTGCTCGGTGAAAAGCGTCCCCGTGAAGCGGCCGATTTGGTGACGCAGTGGACTGCGTCGAACCCCCGTTCCGTCGATCCGGTTGCCTACGCGTTTCTGGCCGCATCGCTGGCCGAGTTGCAGCAGTTCGAGGATCTAAAAGCATTGTTTTCACGAACGAACGCCGATGTCGAAAGCGTGCCCCAGTATTGGATGGCAAAAGGTGACTATGAAACGAGCAAGGGAACGCACCGGAGTGCCGTGCGATGCTACTTGGAAGCACTCAAGCGAGACACGACGCACCACATCCTTCACGAGCGTTTGTCTGCGTCATTGATTCAGATCGGTGACGTCAAAGCTGCCGAGTCGGTTGACGAACGACTGGGGCGTTTGATCGCCGCGTCGCAAGCGGGTGGTGCGATCGGTCAGGGGAATCCCGATGATTTGCGAGCCGGCAGCGACCTGGTCGACGACTTGGAATGGCTGGGTCTAAACCAACAAGCCGCAGCATGGTTGAGGATCGTCGCGTCGCGTCATCCCGATTCGGAAATCGCCGTTGGGGTCCCATCGCGATTAACGCGGCTGCGTGACGAACCAGCATCCGATCAAATGCGAAGGCGTTTGGCGGGCCTTGAACCGTCGGAATTCGCGTTGCCGTCGGAGTTGCGTTTGCATCGATTGGCAACGGATGGTCCGACGTCGCCCGCGCCTAACCCAGGTGTTCGGACCGCCCATGCAGTTCGACCAAGTTTGGTGGCCGTCGCCGCCGAGTTGGGATTGGATTTCACATACGTCAATGCTGCGGTTCCGCGAACCAAGAACTTTCAAATCTATCAAGCGTTCGGCGCTGGTGTTGCGGCATTCGATTTTGACTGTGACGGATGGGCGGATCTCTATTGCGGACAGGGCGATGGTGACCCGCCGGGTGCCCAGGCAAAGTTGTCCAATCAATTGTTTCGTCGGCTACCCGAGCGATTCGTCGCGGTGACCGAGCCCAGCAACGCAGGCGACGACGGATACTGTATGTGCGTGACGGCTGGTGATCTGAATCAGGACGGTTTCCCCGATCTCGTGGTCGGCAATTTGGGCGTCAACCAATGGATGATCAACCAGGGTGATGGAACCTTTCGGCAAGCAACCGATCGGGCCAATCAGAATCCGTCTGACTTTACAATGGCGGTCGCAATCGCCGATGTGAGCGGTGACGCGATCCCTGATATCATCGAAGTCAATCACGTTGACGATCCGAAGATTTTTGAACCCGTCGATGTCACGCCCGAAGGATTCTTATTGGTCTACCCCGGGCCTTTGATGTTTCGTTCTGCGATGGATCGCGTTTGGGTCCAATCAGCGGCGGGCGATCTTGACGAGGTCGCGTTGGACGGGGGCAGCAACCATCCGGGGTTGGGTTTGGTGGTTACCGATCTTGACGGTCAGCCGGGCTTGGAAATGTTTGTCGCCAACGATACGCGTCCGAACCAAGTTTGGTCGCGAAGCCAAAGCGATGCTTCCAACGCCGGTGTCCCATCGGCCGCTATCGAATTCGACGACAAGGCCGTCGCGATGGGATGCGCATTCAGTTCCCGTGGCGAAGCCAGCGCGTGCATGGGTGTCGCGTCGGGTGACTTTGACAACAACGGATTGTCCGATTTCATGGTAACGAATTGGATCGACGAGTGGTGGAATTTGTATTTGCAGTCGTCGCTAGGCAGTTACCGTGATGCCGCGCCCCAGTACCAATTGGATCGAGTCAGCGAAGGAGTTCTAGGTTTCGGCGCACAAGCCATCGATGTGGACAATGATTCGTTTTTGGATGTCATGATCGCGAACGGGCACATCGACGATCTTTCGCACATCGACGTGCCGTTTAAAATGTTGCCGCAGTTGTTGATCAATCGCGGTAACCACTTCGAACCGGCCGACCATGCCGATGACTCGTTCTGGACTAAGCCGCAGTTGGGCCGATGTGTGATCCGGTTGGACCACAACCGGGACGGGAAAATGGACGCTGTGGTCGCTGATTTGATGGCACCCATGCAACTATTGGAAAACCGAACGCAGACAATGAACCACTGGATCCAATTCGAACTAGCAGGGACAGCGTCGGAACGCGACGCCATCGGAGCATCCGTGACGATTCACACAGGTTCGTTGCAACGAACAACCTTGGTTGCTACCGGCGATGGTTACGAAGGTCGCAACGAACAAGTCGTGCATTTCGGTCTAGGGGCCGCTGGTGACGATGTCACCGTTTCGGTCCGCTGGCCCGATGGCAGAGAACAGTCGTATTCAGATTTAGCCGTCGACGGTCGCTACCTATTGATCGAAGGTGACGACATCGCGTGGGGCCGCTAA
- a CDS encoding glycosyltransferase family 2 protein, whose amino-acid sequence MSDLSSPATKLDEDSDRNRRVSFVIPTLDESESLAKLHARIVQVCDASGIDREIVFVDDGSTDDSWQVIQSLIAVDDQTRAIGFRRNFGKAAALEAGFAAATGEIAITMDADLQDDPDEIPRFLAKMDEGYDVVSGWKRVRHDPWHKVFPSRVFNALVSRMTGVKLHDHNCGYKAYRREIFEEVRLYGERHRFVPVLAAARGWRVGEIEVLHHARKFGRSKYGVSRLIKGFLDLITIYLLTSFPGRPLHLIGGFGMFFFAAGGVGMIYLTARWVISRLSDSMADLHLHETAIFYYCIFSVLLGAQFMLAGLLAELIVSRTDNRTSVYSVAKRLPQSDEHGRINTVE is encoded by the coding sequence TTGAGCGACCTGTCATCACCCGCAACCAAACTCGATGAGGATAGCGATCGGAATCGACGTGTGTCGTTCGTGATTCCGACGTTGGACGAATCGGAATCGCTTGCGAAGTTGCATGCCAGGATTGTTCAAGTTTGCGATGCCAGTGGTATCGATCGGGAAATTGTCTTTGTCGATGACGGATCGACCGACGATTCGTGGCAAGTGATCCAGTCGTTGATAGCCGTCGACGATCAAACCCGGGCGATCGGGTTCCGACGTAACTTTGGAAAAGCGGCCGCGCTGGAAGCCGGGTTCGCCGCCGCGACGGGCGAGATTGCAATCACGATGGATGCGGATTTGCAGGACGATCCTGACGAGATTCCACGTTTCTTGGCCAAGATGGACGAAGGTTACGACGTCGTCAGCGGATGGAAACGGGTTCGGCACGATCCTTGGCACAAGGTCTTTCCCAGCCGCGTCTTCAACGCCTTGGTCAGCCGGATGACGGGGGTGAAGTTGCACGATCACAATTGCGGGTACAAGGCGTATCGCCGCGAGATCTTCGAGGAAGTGCGGCTGTACGGCGAACGACATCGGTTCGTTCCCGTCTTGGCCGCCGCCCGCGGTTGGCGCGTCGGCGAAATCGAAGTGCTGCATCACGCCCGGAAATTTGGGCGGTCAAAGTACGGCGTGTCGCGACTGATCAAAGGCTTTCTGGATCTGATCACGATCTATTTATTGACCAGCTTTCCGGGGCGACCGTTGCACTTGATCGGCGGTTTCGGAATGTTCTTCTTTGCGGCCGGTGGTGTCGGCATGATTTACTTGACGGCACGTTGGGTGATTTCGCGATTATCGGACTCGATGGCGGATCTGCATCTGCACGAGACCGCGATTTTTTACTACTGCATCTTTTCGGTCTTGCTGGGCGCCCAATTCATGTTGGCAGGATTGCTGGCGGAACTGATCGTGTCGCGAACGGATAATCGGACCAGCGTTTACAGTGTCGCAAAGCGATTGCCCCAGTCGGATGAGCACGGGCGAATCAACACCGTCGAATGA
- a CDS encoding DUF1559 domain-containing protein: MKNLRNVRQGFTLVELLVVIAIIGVLVGLLLPAVQAAREAARRMSCSNNFKQIGLGLHNYHSAYKKLPQQMNGPSHMSGANPAWIHNQDQQSVMGQQSFLVAITPFIEQQAVWEQFANPFPIGNPPTTILPPFGPGSDNDAWSNNGLYTPYITELPTLRCPSDPGTGVPAQGRTNYAACMGDSPHRANSGPRGCAWNGSICLWLEGQDSGRSEMSRASQRGVFVSRQQTGFRDILDGLSNTIACGEIVTDLGDRDARTSVGHAPGNGANNEDEDGATASATSGAVLPNACDINLDPLRPQFWAVGINSGAARAGATWTARYGRGYRWANGYPLFSGCNTIRPPNKAACNDRDDNWAPYIGEGTWPMGSRHQGGAHVLMADGAIKFVTDSIEAGDQTQRPVRLRNPVGTPQPGAQSPYGVWGALGTRANKETISAEQMIE; encoded by the coding sequence ATGAAGAATCTTCGAAATGTTCGGCAGGGCTTTACGCTCGTCGAACTGTTGGTGGTCATTGCGATCATCGGTGTTCTTGTTGGCCTGCTTTTGCCGGCCGTACAAGCTGCACGGGAAGCCGCTCGTCGCATGAGCTGCAGTAACAACTTCAAGCAAATCGGGCTTGGGTTGCACAACTATCACTCGGCCTACAAAAAGCTACCTCAGCAGATGAACGGGCCATCGCACATGAGTGGCGCCAACCCAGCTTGGATCCACAACCAGGATCAACAGTCGGTCATGGGGCAGCAAAGCTTCTTGGTCGCCATCACGCCGTTCATCGAACAGCAAGCGGTTTGGGAACAGTTCGCTAACCCATTCCCCATCGGCAATCCGCCCACGACGATCCTGCCACCGTTCGGCCCCGGTTCGGATAACGATGCCTGGAGCAACAACGGTCTGTACACCCCATACATCACTGAACTGCCCACCCTTCGTTGCCCCAGCGATCCGGGAACTGGCGTTCCTGCACAGGGAAGAACGAACTACGCCGCTTGTATGGGTGACTCTCCCCACCGGGCAAACAGCGGACCTCGCGGTTGCGCTTGGAACGGGTCGATCTGCTTGTGGCTGGAAGGCCAGGACAGCGGTCGTTCGGAGATGTCGCGTGCTTCGCAACGTGGTGTTTTTGTATCGCGTCAGCAAACCGGATTCCGCGACATTCTGGACGGATTGTCCAACACCATCGCCTGTGGCGAAATCGTGACCGACTTGGGCGACCGCGATGCTCGTACCAGCGTGGGGCATGCTCCCGGCAACGGTGCGAACAACGAGGATGAAGATGGCGCAACCGCGTCGGCAACATCCGGTGCTGTTCTTCCCAATGCTTGCGACATCAACCTTGATCCGCTGCGTCCCCAGTTCTGGGCGGTCGGTATCAACTCGGGTGCGGCGCGTGCGGGTGCAACTTGGACAGCTCGTTATGGCCGCGGCTATCGCTGGGCAAACGGCTATCCGTTGTTCTCGGGATGCAACACCATTCGCCCCCCGAACAAGGCGGCGTGTAACGACCGCGACGACAACTGGGCTCCTTACATTGGTGAAGGCACATGGCCCATGGGCAGCCGTCACCAAGGTGGTGCACACGTCTTGATGGCGGACGGTGCCATCAAGTTTGTGACCGATTCGATTGAAGCGGGCGACCAGACCCAACGTCCGGTTCGCTTACGCAATCCGGTCGGCACCCCGCAACCAGGTGCTCAAAGCCCGTATGGCGTTTGGGGTGCCCTGGGCACTCGCGCCAACAAGGAAACGATCAGTGCCGAACAAATGATCGAATAG
- a CDS encoding tetratricopeptide repeat protein, translated as MSRTFSTGFFTPLSKWLLAVAVLAVAVGLWFQWTDDDALFDGIPAWQAKVSPASQWSGSDVSSVTAKSSSHALADDDGYVGRDACRECHADQFESYSRTTHSRSFRETDRALDPPPGSFFHAKSSCQYDVVYRGDSMVHRETLKAPDGASIAVTDQPIDFTMGSGAHAHTYLFQVDGFWLESPITWYSEPKTWQLSPGYDAVDHASFHRVVPNACLFCHAGRISISSENENRFEVVEATIGCERCHGPGKEHIDRYRSLDGTMSSRSESDSSSEAKKDSMGDRIVHPAKLDRQRSEAICQQCHLQGATMITASGASVWDFRPGDRMIDLRTDFQSTGPAESKIVGHVEQIHASRCYQQSETLTCITCHNPHPSGVIEDPVAHYRDHCLQCHQDQDCGIDSDQRLRTNKNACVACHMPKQETNVAHAALHHHRIGIHPDTLTSDAPPGGEVTPHSGEIASIIADDSLSDDERQRRESLAVGRLLLTKPSLAIPASQVQRASQAMLARVADHSVADHSVDAETYAILAMFALSGENFAAAAQYANAAIAIADSNTEIASSATSVLAEVAFRSGDNAAALSHYQQLCQSGHSAKDFYFLGLCLRNAGRMDDAIEAIERALRIQPEFASAHEVMVAIFNEQDPDRARLHLDVLEQLRRLERR; from the coding sequence ATGTCGAGAACGTTCTCTACTGGTTTTTTTACCCCACTGTCGAAGTGGTTGCTCGCCGTCGCAGTGCTTGCCGTCGCAGTGGGGCTCTGGTTCCAGTGGACCGACGATGACGCGTTGTTCGACGGGATTCCGGCTTGGCAAGCGAAGGTGTCACCGGCGTCGCAGTGGTCCGGTTCAGACGTGTCCTCGGTTACCGCGAAATCGTCGTCGCACGCTTTGGCGGATGACGACGGGTATGTGGGGCGAGATGCGTGCCGTGAGTGCCACGCTGATCAGTTCGAGAGCTACTCACGGACCACGCACAGTCGTTCGTTCCGCGAGACAGATCGGGCGCTCGATCCTCCTCCGGGCAGTTTCTTTCACGCCAAATCGTCTTGTCAGTACGATGTGGTCTATCGCGGCGATTCGATGGTTCATCGCGAAACTCTCAAGGCGCCGGACGGTGCGTCCATTGCGGTGACAGACCAACCGATCGACTTCACGATGGGTTCGGGAGCCCATGCTCACACTTATCTTTTTCAAGTCGACGGGTTTTGGTTGGAATCGCCAATCACTTGGTACTCCGAACCCAAGACATGGCAGTTGTCGCCGGGCTACGACGCTGTCGATCACGCCTCGTTTCATCGCGTGGTGCCCAATGCGTGCCTGTTTTGTCACGCAGGACGGATCAGCATTTCCTCGGAAAATGAGAATCGATTCGAAGTCGTCGAAGCAACCATCGGTTGCGAGCGTTGCCACGGTCCGGGCAAAGAACACATCGATCGTTATCGAAGTCTCGATGGGACAATGTCGTCGCGATCCGAAAGTGATTCGAGCAGTGAGGCGAAGAAAGATTCAATGGGCGACCGGATCGTGCACCCCGCTAAGTTGGATCGACAACGAAGCGAAGCGATCTGCCAGCAGTGTCACTTGCAAGGCGCGACCATGATCACTGCTTCTGGGGCGTCGGTATGGGATTTTCGGCCCGGCGACCGGATGATCGATCTTCGCACGGATTTTCAAAGCACGGGACCGGCGGAGTCTAAAATTGTGGGCCATGTCGAACAGATACACGCGAGTCGATGTTATCAACAGTCCGAAACGTTGACGTGCATCACTTGTCACAACCCGCATCCATCCGGCGTCATCGAAGATCCCGTCGCCCACTATCGCGACCATTGCTTGCAGTGCCATCAGGATCAGGATTGCGGCATCGATTCGGATCAGCGTTTGCGTACGAACAAGAATGCTTGTGTTGCCTGTCACATGCCAAAGCAAGAAACGAATGTTGCACATGCCGCGCTGCACCATCACCGCATCGGTATCCACCCGGATACTTTGACAAGTGATGCCCCGCCCGGCGGCGAAGTTACCCCACACAGCGGCGAAATTGCCTCAATCATTGCCGACGATTCGTTGTCGGACGACGAACGGCAACGTCGGGAGAGTTTGGCAGTGGGGCGATTGCTGCTAACAAAGCCATCGCTGGCCATTCCAGCCTCGCAGGTCCAGCGGGCCAGTCAAGCGATGTTGGCGCGGGTCGCTGATCACAGTGTCGCTGATCACAGTGTCGATGCGGAAACGTATGCAATCCTGGCGATGTTTGCCTTGTCCGGCGAGAACTTTGCTGCCGCGGCGCAGTATGCCAACGCGGCGATTGCGATCGCGGATTCCAACACAGAAATCGCCAGTTCCGCGACAAGCGTGTTGGCGGAAGTGGCCTTCCGCTCGGGCGACAATGCGGCGGCTTTGAGCCACTATCAACAACTGTGTCAAAGCGGGCACTCGGCCAAAGACTTCTACTTCCTCGGTCTTTGCCTTCGCAATGCCGGGCGGATGGACGACGCCATCGAAGCGATCGAACGAGCGCTACGGATTCAGCCCGAATTCGCGTCAGCACATGAAGTGATGGTGGCGATTTTCAATGAACAGGATCCCGATCGCGCTCGACTGCACCTTGATGTTCTTGAACAGCTCCGTCGTCTTGAACGTCGTTGA